One Fibrobacter sp. UWB16 DNA window includes the following coding sequences:
- a CDS encoding EamA family transporter has protein sequence MLFLLLTIGPAFLFACGNILEKSGVSAVGKRTGGTSRPWEFFKGVVTNKFWWLGIGCSGLATLGYYIAMAQYDLSQVQPMMVLNPVLTALMGFCILKEVLTKRIVVAICFVVAGLLYSVENLGESTAVQNIGTLWLYAGGLSFATLIAHLWVKDREMVDSLIMGVGFGLSAAFYKSLAMDFDLDNIEFSSVANLILDFRTLGYVATYGIAFLYSQVSFSRGRALFIIPFSAAVGAAVPTLAGALVFYEAFPMGKVISVSLVLIGACLFIVRRPRRKK, from the coding sequence ATGCTTTTCCTGCTCTTGACAATCGGTCCTGCGTTTTTATTTGCTTGTGGAAACATCCTGGAGAAATCCGGGGTGTCTGCTGTTGGCAAGCGCACGGGCGGCACCTCTAGACCTTGGGAATTCTTCAAGGGCGTTGTCACAAATAAGTTCTGGTGGCTAGGTATTGGTTGCTCGGGGCTTGCAACGCTTGGCTATTACATTGCCATGGCCCAGTATGACTTGAGCCAGGTGCAGCCGATGATGGTCTTGAATCCGGTGCTGACGGCGCTGATGGGATTCTGCATTTTGAAAGAGGTCTTGACCAAGCGCATTGTCGTTGCGATTTGCTTTGTCGTGGCGGGCCTCCTTTACTCGGTCGAAAATCTCGGGGAATCGACGGCGGTGCAAAATATCGGGACGCTTTGGCTGTATGCGGGCGGACTCAGTTTTGCGACTTTGATCGCTCACCTCTGGGTGAAGGACCGCGAGATGGTGGATTCGCTCATCATGGGCGTTGGCTTTGGTCTTTCGGCTGCTTTTTACAAGAGTCTCGCGATGGACTTTGACCTCGACAATATCGAATTTTCGTCGGTGGCGAACTTGATTTTGGATTTTAGGACGCTTGGCTATGTGGCAACTTACGGCATTGCATTCTTGTATTCGCAGGTGTCGTTCTCGCGCGGGCGTGCATTGTTCATTATCCCGTTCAGCGCTGCGGTCGGGGCTGCTGTGCCTACGCTTGCAGGGGCGCTCGTTTTCTATGAGGCTTTTCCGATGGGCAAGGTGATTTCTGTGTCGCTTGTGCTGATTGGGGCGTGCTTATTTATTGTTCGCAGACCGCGAAGGAAAAAGTAA
- a CDS encoding nucleotide sugar dehydrogenase, translating into MSFDTKIVCIGAGYVGGPTMTVIADKCPDVKVTVVDINQSRIDAWNSENLPIFEPGLDDVVKRARGRNLFFSTDIPAAIKEADIIFVSVNTPTKTFGHGAGKASDLQYWEKTARNILEIADEGKIIVEKSTLPVRTAAAMERILNSNDKGLHFEVLSNPEFLAEGTAINDLFEPDRVLIGSHQTESGLAACQKLVDVYAHWVPRDRILTTNLWSSELTKLTANAFLAQRISSINSISALCERTGADVDEVAYVMGKDRRIGSKFLKASIGFGGSCFKKDILNLVYLCGYYGLPEVAAYWESVVKINEWQTHRVVDRMLETMFNTIAGKKIAVFGFAFKANTGDTRESPANLVVRDLLAEHALPVVTDPKAIPDAKRDLKDVIEKVSFEEDPYKAAEGAHAVVVCTEWKCFAELDWKRIYSSMAKPAFVFDGRNILDADALRKIGFEVTSIGKGKAE; encoded by the coding sequence ATGAGTTTTGATACTAAAATCGTTTGCATTGGTGCTGGCTATGTCGGTGGCCCCACCATGACTGTAATTGCCGACAAGTGCCCCGATGTCAAGGTCACCGTTGTTGATATTAACCAGTCTCGTATTGATGCCTGGAATAGCGAAAACCTTCCGATTTTTGAACCCGGCCTGGATGATGTTGTAAAGCGTGCCCGTGGCCGTAATCTGTTCTTTAGCACGGATATCCCTGCTGCCATCAAGGAAGCGGATATCATCTTCGTTTCGGTGAATACGCCGACAAAAACATTTGGTCACGGTGCCGGTAAGGCTTCTGACTTGCAGTACTGGGAAAAGACTGCACGCAACATTTTGGAAATTGCTGACGAAGGAAAGATCATCGTCGAAAAGTCTACGCTCCCGGTACGCACGGCCGCTGCCATGGAACGCATCTTGAATTCGAACGACAAGGGCCTTCACTTTGAAGTGCTTTCGAATCCGGAATTTCTCGCCGAAGGTACAGCCATCAACGACTTGTTTGAGCCCGATCGTGTGCTCATTGGCTCCCATCAGACGGAATCGGGCCTCGCTGCCTGCCAGAAGCTTGTGGACGTGTACGCCCACTGGGTGCCGCGTGACCGCATCCTTACGACGAACCTCTGGAGTTCAGAACTCACGAAGCTTACGGCTAATGCTTTCCTTGCACAGCGCATCAGCTCCATTAACTCCATCAGTGCCCTTTGCGAACGCACCGGTGCCGATGTCGATGAAGTGGCTTACGTGATGGGCAAGGACCGCCGCATTGGTTCCAAATTCCTCAAGGCTTCTATCGGTTTTGGTGGTAGCTGCTTCAAGAAGGATATCTTGAACCTCGTTTACCTTTGCGGATATTACGGACTGCCGGAAGTGGCTGCTTACTGGGAAAGCGTCGTGAAGATTAACGAGTGGCAGACGCACCGTGTTGTGGACCGCATGCTCGAAACGATGTTCAATACGATTGCAGGCAAGAAGATTGCCGTGTTCGGTTTTGCGTTCAAGGCGAATACGGGTGATACCCGCGAAAGCCCGGCAAACCTCGTTGTGCGCGATTTGCTTGCCGAACATGCGCTGCCTGTCGTGACGGATCCGAAGGCTATTCCTGATGCCAAGCGCGACTTGAAGGATGTCATTGAAAAGGTTTCTTTTGAAGAAGACCCGTACAAGGCTGCAGAAGGTGCACACGCCGTTGTCGTCTGCACGGAATGGAAGTGCTTTGCCGAACTTGACTGGAAGCGTATTTACAGCTCGATGGCAAAGCCCGCATTTGTATTTGACGGTCGTAATATTCTTGATGCTGATGCACTTCGCAAAATTGGGTTTGAAGTGACTAGCATTGGTAAGGGTAAGGCAGAGTAA
- a CDS encoding CotH kinase family protein, translating to MQKISPLFLLFWTLGFLAACTDSNPVITTGSEEPGVEYLPVAKPPFSGNSPVVISEINTVNLVYEDHEGGDAGWIELYNRSSDTVNLSGMYLTDDAKDPLKWKFGNVLMAPNSFMVVFMSGKNLPDFVAPHDTISMVGPGCWVWTDAQNEETPGESYADPLEGKDEFCFEEKGKSMFGAKMRLMENDLLGWSSISAFVGTGSSDKTDDIDISSTNEILLNAYITKDRKVSMRLAQPNVDDWKGYEYVLTGTGDSSTVYRLVLPQGGSYPDLEHIYGTRFSPEDMEMQEVEMKAFSYIARNRGHEPHANFKLEKNGGNIYLLDGNGEILDFVDYPNLPSEKSWSLGTLDDGTTASFGYSEPTPYDFTVGAVVSTRSPALDSLTVAPSSGFYTNSFTLTFPQSAAVRCAKGGDLPTAESSVVTSLKVNSTMTIRCASFVSEMLPGEELVRTYVFEKAPSVPAVFLTANPNSLFDPDSGIYVKGPGANEVSPYYGSNYWQDKEIPVFIELMESGASEPAFAKAAGLKIFGNYSRIKKKKSVAITFREQYGDKRLDYNLFPEFPGLKKFKSFILRNNGNNFGKDYIRDRLASSVSEGLGVDYQRGRFAVVYYNGEYYGIHDIRERSNEHYFETHYGMDPDAIDLLDANNKASSGNAIDYAALMDWIESNNLDDEENYAYVTSQMDVDNYLNYVHTELYADNRDWPANNLKKWRNTSLQTKWKWFLYDLDFGFDSGNSMFTYNIFKFITEENGYSWPNGPEHTLLLRRLLENPGFKAAFINRMATLLQMNFESSKVLARVDKMMSEIESEIPHDQKRWEHDASEMDDQLEKIKEFIRNRASTLTSELQEYFELGAVAPVTLAVDGPGRILVHNLPVESSKLTVDFFEGFPVTLYAEAETGSTFVGWSDGETSPKRIIQPEYASTVTALFK from the coding sequence GTGCAAAAAATTTCCCCTTTATTTTTGCTGTTCTGGACGCTTGGCTTTTTAGCTGCGTGTACAGATTCGAACCCTGTTATTACCACAGGATCTGAAGAACCTGGAGTGGAGTATTTGCCGGTGGCAAAGCCCCCGTTTTCGGGGAATTCTCCAGTTGTCATTTCTGAAATTAATACCGTGAACCTGGTGTACGAAGACCATGAAGGTGGCGATGCCGGGTGGATTGAACTTTATAACAGGTCTTCTGATACGGTGAATCTGTCGGGTATGTACTTGACGGATGATGCCAAGGATCCGTTGAAGTGGAAATTCGGCAATGTGCTGATGGCCCCGAATTCGTTTATGGTTGTATTCATGTCTGGAAAGAACTTGCCTGATTTCGTGGCTCCGCATGATACGATCAGTATGGTTGGCCCTGGTTGCTGGGTGTGGACGGATGCACAAAATGAAGAGACTCCGGGTGAAAGCTATGCGGATCCGCTCGAAGGCAAGGATGAATTCTGCTTCGAGGAAAAAGGTAAGTCCATGTTTGGCGCAAAAATGCGCTTGATGGAAAATGACTTGCTCGGCTGGTCTTCAATTTCTGCTTTTGTTGGGACGGGTTCTTCGGATAAGACGGACGATATCGATATTTCGAGTACGAATGAAATCTTGTTGAACGCCTACATTACAAAGGACCGCAAGGTTTCTATGCGCCTTGCGCAGCCCAATGTCGATGACTGGAAGGGCTATGAGTATGTGCTTACCGGAACGGGGGATTCTTCGACGGTGTACCGGTTGGTCTTGCCGCAGGGGGGCTCGTACCCTGACTTGGAGCATATCTACGGTACTCGTTTTAGTCCCGAAGATATGGAAATGCAAGAAGTCGAGATGAAGGCGTTTTCGTACATCGCCAGAAATCGTGGCCATGAACCGCATGCAAATTTCAAGCTTGAAAAAAACGGTGGGAACATTTATCTGCTGGATGGTAATGGAGAGATCCTTGATTTTGTCGACTATCCCAATCTGCCGTCTGAAAAGTCGTGGTCGCTAGGAACTTTGGATGATGGAACTACGGCAAGCTTTGGCTATAGTGAACCTACTCCTTATGATTTTACTGTGGGGGCTGTGGTGTCGACGCGCTCGCCTGCGCTGGATTCCTTGACGGTAGCCCCTTCTTCGGGCTTTTATACGAACTCGTTTACGTTGACGTTCCCGCAAAGCGCTGCTGTACGCTGTGCAAAAGGGGGGGATCTTCCTACGGCAGAAAGCTCTGTGGTGACTTCGTTAAAAGTGAATTCTACTATGACGATTCGTTGTGCGTCATTTGTCTCTGAAATGCTTCCCGGAGAAGAGCTTGTACGTACTTATGTCTTTGAAAAGGCTCCGTCTGTTCCGGCGGTGTTCCTGACGGCAAATCCGAATTCGCTTTTCGATCCTGATTCCGGAATTTATGTGAAGGGCCCCGGAGCAAATGAAGTCTCGCCTTATTACGGCTCCAATTATTGGCAGGATAAGGAAATCCCGGTGTTTATCGAATTGATGGAATCGGGTGCAAGTGAACCAGCCTTTGCAAAAGCTGCCGGACTCAAGATATTTGGAAACTACAGCCGTATCAAAAAGAAAAAGTCCGTTGCGATTACCTTCCGCGAACAGTATGGCGACAAGCGTCTGGATTACAATCTTTTCCCCGAATTTCCGGGATTGAAAAAGTTTAAGAGCTTTATTTTGCGCAATAACGGCAACAATTTTGGAAAGGACTATATCCGCGATAGGCTTGCCAGTTCTGTAAGCGAGGGTCTTGGCGTGGACTATCAGCGTGGGCGCTTTGCCGTGGTCTATTACAATGGTGAATATTATGGCATCCATGATATCCGCGAGCGTTCTAATGAACATTATTTTGAAACGCATTACGGGATGGATCCTGACGCAATCGACCTGCTGGATGCGAATAATAAGGCGTCTTCTGGGAATGCCATTGATTATGCCGCTTTAATGGACTGGATTGAATCGAATAATCTGGATGATGAAGAAAATTATGCATATGTGACATCGCAAATGGATGTTGACAATTATCTCAATTACGTGCATACGGAGCTGTATGCCGACAATCGCGACTGGCCGGCGAATAACCTCAAGAAGTGGCGCAATACAAGCTTACAGACAAAATGGAAATGGTTCCTTTATGACTTAGATTTTGGTTTCGACAGCGGAAACAGTATGTTTACGTACAACATTTTTAAATTTATTACGGAAGAAAATGGTTACTCATGGCCGAATGGCCCTGAACATACTTTGCTGTTGCGCCGATTGCTTGAAAATCCAGGATTCAAGGCGGCCTTTATCAATCGCATGGCGACACTTCTGCAGATGAATTTTGAAAGCTCAAAAGTCCTTGCTCGCGTGGATAAGATGATGTCTGAAATTGAATCGGAAATTCCGCACGATCAAAAAAGATGGGAACATGATGCATCTGAAATGGATGATCAACTTGAAAAGATTAAGGAATTTATTCGAAATAGAGCGTCGACATTGACTAGCGAACTTCAGGAATATTTTGAATTGGGCGCGGTGGCTCCTGTAACTTTGGCTGTCGATGGCCCGGGACGGATTCTCGTTCACAATCTCCCTGTCGAATCGTCGAAATTGACGGTGGACTTCTTTGAAGGATTCCCGGTGACTCTGTATGCAGAAGCCGAAACAGGAAGTACTTTTGTAGGTTGGAGCGATGGCGAAACAAGTCCGAAGCGCATTATACAGCCAGAATACGCAAGTACGGTCACGGCGCTCTTTAAATAG
- a CDS encoding glycosyltransferase family 4 protein, which yields MEQSLKELSGKKVCIVVENLPVPFDRRVWQEATSLHEAGAEVTVICPKTKKYPQEYEELEGIKIYRHPLPEAKGTLDYFKEYFCALYHETRLLFKVFRKQGVQDVIHACNPPDLIFIAAFLFFTFTRCKFLFDHHDINPELWIAKFGKKGFGYRAMILVERLTYHFAKHAIVTNESYKEIAMRRGHKREEDVTIVRSGPNLSKLKIGPAKPEVKNGFKYLVGYIGVMGKQEGIDLLLKSVDYIVNKKGRKDIRFCIMGGGPSLEELRELNKTMALTDYVEFPGRVSDEYLADVMNTADVCVNPDLPSEMNDKSTMNKIMEYMAFGKPIVQFTLKEGRFSAQEASLYAKNTDTDDFADKILWLLDNPEKATEMGDFGRKRVQNELSWDYEKPKLISAYKKILGM from the coding sequence ATGGAACAGTCTTTGAAGGAACTTTCTGGCAAGAAAGTTTGCATTGTTGTTGAAAATCTCCCGGTGCCTTTTGACCGCCGTGTTTGGCAGGAAGCGACATCCTTGCATGAAGCTGGTGCCGAAGTGACGGTTATTTGCCCGAAGACAAAAAAGTATCCTCAGGAATACGAGGAACTCGAGGGCATCAAGATTTATCGCCATCCTTTGCCGGAAGCGAAGGGAACGCTTGATTATTTCAAGGAATATTTTTGCGCTCTGTATCACGAAACGCGCCTCCTGTTCAAGGTGTTTCGAAAGCAGGGTGTGCAGGATGTGATTCATGCCTGCAATCCGCCTGACTTGATTTTCATTGCTGCGTTCCTGTTCTTTACGTTTACTCGTTGCAAATTCCTCTTTGACCATCACGATATCAATCCGGAACTCTGGATTGCAAAGTTTGGCAAGAAGGGCTTTGGTTACCGTGCGATGATTCTTGTGGAACGCTTGACGTACCATTTCGCAAAGCATGCCATTGTCACGAATGAATCGTACAAGGAAATTGCGATGCGCCGTGGCCATAAGCGCGAAGAAGACGTAACGATCGTGCGCAGCGGTCCGAACCTTTCGAAGTTGAAGATTGGCCCAGCCAAGCCGGAAGTCAAGAATGGCTTTAAGTACTTGGTGGGTTATATCGGCGTGATGGGCAAGCAGGAAGGCATTGATCTTTTGCTCAAGTCTGTCGATTACATCGTAAACAAGAAAGGCCGCAAGGACATCCGTTTCTGCATCATGGGCGGAGGCCCGTCTTTGGAAGAGCTTCGCGAATTGAACAAGACGATGGCGCTTACCGATTACGTGGAATTCCCGGGTCGCGTGAGTGATGAATACCTCGCTGACGTGATGAATACGGCCGATGTTTGCGTGAATCCGGATTTGCCTTCGGAGATGAATGACAAGTCCACCATGAACAAAATTATGGAGTACATGGCGTTTGGAAAGCCGATTGTGCAGTTTACGCTCAAGGAAGGCAGGTTCTCGGCTCAGGAAGCTTCTCTTTACGCAAAGAATACCGATACGGACGACTTTGCCGATAAGATCCTGTGGCTCCTGGATAATCCTGAAAAGGCTACTGAAATGGGCGACTTTGGCCGCAAGCGCGTGCAGAACGAACTCAGCTGGGATTACGAAAAACCGAAGTTGATTAGCGCTTACAAGAAGATTTTGGGAATGTAG
- a CDS encoding transglycosylase SLT domain-containing protein, giving the protein MKLFYSLLLACAAAVCAQVDGSVYSLYKTPFSDQEMIAPDQFQDAVVRAARAKKTMNDISISQNHRDFARAAYYYYSGQWDSAYAAYNSLRHREPELLGTVVLRMAKANFKQEKYAKMRETLRLEKSLENDRAWRDAADRLRIEASMADFSLNDVARADSLMVFLNGNPDGDDVDPLKYRYARYLEDSYQLKQAKRMYMKLLTSRTSYKDSAYASIRRLREVLGAPESLAEKVAYAKMACTKDEMKNCLVLLDSIQIMDAQQAQKNPASVVVLDDPAYARLKKSTLDLNTRIVLWEKRAAALRALNRSDAAIEQYRYLIENVEPRPSWIQAILKLYRKEAAGLFDEEIHSYDSLLQDVSQFSTENANNLWLRGFEFEQKLMYDKAIECYTKLLHKRFKNNLKRQWARFRIGYCYFKRGMWVEAAAYFRDATKDPFLWSGSASRMFLGDTYKKMGEDSLARAAYLDCIKDFPLSYYAHRSRMKLLENKLLPADKIPYAHGVPMSHAATMDWIRSVNKLGKPDASYSKERYERIKKLFLYGFEEEAFRLYEEIKKKNFKRMDFLYEYGKLFYEMGETAAGYRLARQFQAKMDRRLFMSPPIDVLHYLFPVPYADPVVYYSGTSIDPFFVYSVMRQESIFDFQITSPAGACGLLQIMPATGKMLADKEEISGFNPKRLYNAYMNIRLGIRYLVDLKDEYKNDYMYVLCNYNAGPKPTKRWQSESEGLPWDLRVEEISYWETRDYVKRVMGNYWIYKEIYDGI; this is encoded by the coding sequence ATGAAATTATTTTATTCATTATTACTTGCATGTGCAGCCGCCGTGTGTGCACAGGTGGATGGCTCGGTGTATTCTTTGTACAAGACTCCGTTCTCGGATCAGGAAATGATCGCTCCGGATCAGTTCCAGGATGCCGTTGTCCGCGCTGCGCGTGCCAAGAAAACGATGAATGATATTTCGATTTCGCAGAACCACCGTGATTTTGCGCGTGCTGCTTATTACTATTACAGTGGCCAGTGGGATAGCGCCTATGCGGCTTATAATTCCTTGCGCCATCGTGAACCGGAACTGCTTGGAACGGTCGTGCTCCGCATGGCGAAGGCGAACTTTAAGCAGGAAAAGTATGCCAAGATGCGCGAAACGCTCCGCCTCGAAAAGAGCCTGGAAAATGACAGGGCTTGGCGCGATGCGGCGGACCGCTTGAGAATTGAAGCCTCGATGGCGGATTTCTCGTTGAACGATGTGGCCCGTGCAGATTCCCTGATGGTGTTCCTCAATGGAAACCCAGATGGCGACGATGTGGACCCGCTGAAGTACCGCTATGCCCGCTACTTGGAAGATTCCTACCAGCTGAAGCAGGCGAAGCGCATGTACATGAAGCTTTTGACGAGCCGTACTTCGTACAAGGATTCGGCTTATGCTTCAATCCGCCGCCTGAGAGAAGTCCTTGGCGCCCCGGAATCGCTTGCCGAAAAGGTCGCTTATGCCAAGATGGCCTGCACGAAGGACGAGATGAAAAACTGCCTCGTGCTGCTTGATTCCATCCAGATTATGGATGCACAGCAGGCTCAGAAAAATCCGGCCTCAGTTGTGGTGCTCGACGATCCGGCTTATGCGCGTTTAAAGAAGAGTACGCTTGATTTGAACACCCGCATAGTCTTGTGGGAAAAGCGTGCTGCAGCCTTGCGTGCGCTCAACCGCAGTGATGCCGCCATTGAACAGTACCGTTACCTGATCGAGAATGTGGAACCGCGTCCGTCCTGGATTCAGGCAATCTTGAAGCTTTATCGCAAGGAAGCAGCAGGGCTGTTTGACGAAGAAATCCACAGCTACGATTCGCTTTTGCAGGATGTAAGCCAGTTCAGTACCGAAAACGCCAACAACCTCTGGTTGCGCGGTTTTGAGTTCGAACAGAAGCTGATGTACGACAAGGCTATTGAATGCTATACAAAGCTCCTCCATAAGCGTTTCAAGAATAATTTGAAGCGTCAGTGGGCGAGATTCCGCATTGGCTACTGCTACTTTAAGCGTGGCATGTGGGTTGAAGCGGCTGCATATTTCCGTGATGCGACGAAGGATCCGTTCCTCTGGAGCGGTAGCGCATCTAGGATGTTCCTTGGCGATACGTACAAGAAGATGGGTGAAGATTCTCTTGCCCGTGCCGCTTACCTCGACTGTATCAAGGATTTCCCGCTTTCGTATTACGCGCACCGCAGCCGCATGAAGCTCTTGGAAAATAAGCTGTTGCCTGCGGACAAGATTCCGTACGCTCATGGCGTGCCGATGTCCCATGCCGCAACGATGGACTGGATCCGTTCGGTCAACAAGCTCGGAAAGCCGGACGCCTCCTATAGCAAGGAACGTTACGAACGCATCAAGAAGCTGTTCCTCTACGGCTTTGAAGAAGAAGCCTTTAGGCTCTATGAAGAAATCAAGAAGAAAAACTTCAAGCGCATGGACTTCTTGTACGAATACGGAAAGCTGTTCTATGAAATGGGCGAAACGGCTGCCGGTTACAGGCTTGCTCGCCAGTTCCAGGCAAAGATGGATAGGCGCTTGTTTATGTCGCCGCCGATTGATGTGCTGCATTACCTTTTCCCGGTCCCGTATGCTGACCCGGTGGTTTACTATTCGGGCACGAGCATTGATCCGTTCTTTGTGTATAGCGTGATGCGTCAGGAATCGATTTTCGATTTCCAGATTACATCACCTGCGGGCGCCTGCGGCCTCTTGCAGATTATGCCTGCGACGGGCAAGATGCTTGCCGACAAGGAAGAAATCTCGGGCTTTAATCCGAAACGCTTGTATAACGCCTACATGAACATCCGCCTAGGTATTCGTTACTTGGTGGACTTGAAGGACGAATACAAGAACGACTACATGTACGTGCTTTGCAACTACAATGCGGGCCCGAAGCCGACGAAGCGCTGGCAGTCTGAAAGCGAAGGCCTCCCGTGGGATTTGCGCGTCGAAGAAATCAGCTACTGGGAAACCCGCGACTACGTCAAGCGCGTCATGGGAAACTACTGGATCTACAAAGAAATCTATGACGGGATTTAG
- a CDS encoding nucleotide sugar dehydrogenase, with amino-acid sequence MASISVFGLGYVGCVGIACLAKLGHRVVGCDVDASKVNRIAAGLPTIVERDIDEVMQDGYKAGLISATSSAIEAVTKTDISFLCVGTPNAPDGRLDTTYLMSAVRSIAEAIRSKSTFHIVVIRSTVPPGTNALATALIEKISGKREGINFAVASNPEFLREGMAVADYLNPPLTVIGCNSRRALDSLRGIYESLGSEIVEVEPKVAEIIKFVNNSYHALKVTFGNEIGAICKKLDIDSHSVMNLFCKDTQLNISPYYFKPGFAYGGSCLPKDLRGLNFLAESNQVEVPVLSSIECSNNRHIERVLERVQQIGVRSVGIVGLTFKAGTDDLRNSAAIRLAEGVLGKGCSLSIYDRYLNIAREKETNLRELNKRIPHLLPLLVQNVENVVESASLVIITVRNPEIPELIRKNPGIHFLDLVRLKDSSVETLPNYEGFCW; translated from the coding sequence ATGGCTTCTATTAGCGTATTCGGGTTGGGGTATGTAGGGTGCGTTGGTATCGCTTGCTTGGCCAAGCTCGGACACCGGGTTGTTGGCTGCGATGTTGACGCAAGTAAAGTAAACCGAATCGCAGCAGGTCTCCCAACTATTGTTGAACGCGATATTGATGAGGTAATGCAGGACGGCTATAAAGCTGGACTCATTTCGGCGACTTCTTCGGCTATCGAGGCTGTTACTAAAACGGATATTTCGTTCTTGTGCGTTGGCACTCCTAATGCTCCAGATGGACGCCTGGATACAACGTATCTGATGTCTGCCGTGCGTTCGATTGCCGAGGCTATCCGTTCTAAGTCGACGTTCCATATTGTGGTAATCCGCAGTACGGTTCCGCCTGGAACGAACGCTCTTGCAACGGCCTTGATCGAAAAGATTTCGGGCAAGCGCGAAGGCATTAACTTTGCTGTGGCCTCGAACCCGGAATTCCTCCGCGAAGGCATGGCTGTGGCTGATTATCTGAATCCGCCGTTGACCGTGATTGGATGCAATAGCCGCCGTGCTTTGGATAGCCTTAGAGGTATATACGAATCCCTTGGTAGCGAAATTGTCGAAGTCGAACCGAAGGTTGCTGAAATCATCAAGTTTGTCAATAACTCGTACCATGCTCTGAAGGTGACGTTCGGTAACGAAATTGGTGCCATTTGCAAAAAGCTCGATATCGATAGCCATAGCGTGATGAACTTGTTCTGCAAGGATACGCAGCTGAATATTTCGCCGTATTACTTCAAGCCGGGATTTGCTTATGGTGGATCCTGCCTTCCGAAGGATTTGCGCGGCCTTAATTTTTTGGCTGAATCCAACCAGGTTGAAGTTCCTGTGCTTTCTTCGATTGAATGCAGCAATAACAGGCATATTGAACGCGTGCTTGAACGCGTGCAGCAGATTGGCGTGCGCTCTGTGGGTATTGTCGGCCTTACGTTCAAGGCGGGGACAGATGACCTGCGCAATTCGGCTGCAATCCGCTTGGCCGAAGGTGTGCTTGGCAAGGGCTGCTCCTTGAGCATTTACGACCGCTATCTGAATATCGCCCGCGAAAAAGAAACGAACTTGCGCGAACTCAACAAGAGAATTCCGCACTTGTTACCGCTTCTGGTACAGAATGTCGAGAATGTCGTGGAATCGGCTTCGCTTGTCATTATCACGGTTCGAAATCCGGAAATTCCAGAACTTATTCGCAAGAATCCTGGAATCCATTTCTTGGACTTGGTGCGCTTGAAAGATTCGTCTGTAGAAACGCTTCCTAATTACGAAGGCTTTTGCTGGTAA